The following nucleotide sequence is from Methanolinea sp..
ACATGGACCCAGGTAATTATAATATCGACCGGACAGTCCAGCAACCAGAACATGTCCGTTTATGCAAATAATAATAATATTAAAATATATTCTATTGCATTTGCTGACGACATGACAGAAGGTGGAAAGCAAACCCTGCAAACGCTTGCATTGGGCACGGGAGGAAAGTATTACGAGGCGAGTGCCACAGATATCGAAGATATCTATCGTGCCATCGCCGGAGACCTCAAGATAGAAGCAGGCGTCAATACCTCCATGGATCTCGACTATCAGAAAATCATTGTGAACTACACGACGGAAGAAGTAAACGATCCGTTAAATCCAATTTTTGAATATAATTATTCGTATGGAAATTCAACATGGATCAATTCCTATTTCACCGATAATACTCCAATAGACATACCCGGTTTACCATGGAATTTCGACAACACATCCGAATGGACTGATACGAGAAAGTTGTCCTTTTCCTTGGGTACTGTCCACCTCCACCAGGTTTGGGAGATCCGGTACAGGTTGATAGCGCGACAGGAAGGATTTTTCAACCTTTTCGGACCTCAATCCAGTGTTACATTTGAGGATGCGGATGAACCTTTGACTCTGCCTGACCTCATCTTGAAGGTGAATCCTGAACTCAGCGACACTCCGATTAAAAACGTTGAGCTCTATTATATTCAAACCGAGCAGAACCGGAGTGCCGATAATTCGGCTTTCTATGTTACATTTGATTTATCTCATGAATATACGGGCAAAAATAATCTCAGCGAGAAATACTATATCGTGACCTCTGATCAGCAGCGCCATTACTTGGGCTATACGAATTTGACTCCAAACCAAACGCGTGAACAGCGACAATATACAATTCTTTCCAGGAGACTTCCTTTAGGCAGTATTGCGCTTGAATTAATCTTAACTGAGTATGATAAACCAGATCCCCTACAGGCCCGTGGAGAAATAATTGTATTTTTAGAACTAGAAAACCCAGACCTTTCAAAGAGACCGTGGTATTTCTTACTGACATAGCGCATAATCCGGTATTCCGGGATCCTCCTTTTTTCTCTCAAAGGTGTTAGTAATTTTTTCAGTTTTCTCCCGAAACTATGTGGGCATGCTCCTGCCGTGCTTCAATCCCCGATACTGCATCGAAATAGAAAACCCGCATTGTGTCACCAGATAGATATGTCATAACATATGATCCATCCATGAGCTCAAGAGAATTAATCTCTCTCTTATTCCCTTCTGTGAGATCCTGAAGGAGCAGTGGCCGTTGGTCGAAGAGAGCCTTCGGGTCCATGAACCGTTCGGGATCGATTTCTTCGTGGGGTAGTTCACTGTTACACGCCATGGTATACTGACTTCCCCCTCTCCAGACAAAATAGAACGGCTCCCGGTCCTTAAACACACCGATTATCCAACCCTTTGCGGTGCCGTTGCTGGTAATTGAGTCACCCCTGATGTAATGAATATGGAGCGGCGAGGATTTCTGGGCCAGATCGGTGGATTTCAATGCCTCGATGGCCTCGTTCAACGATATATATTCGATTTCATTTCGGGGTGTGATATCAGTAAACCCCTCCCCTCGTGGGACATCCGGGCCAATACTCCAGCTTGTAGTGCAGCCGGAAAGGAAAAGGGTGGATATGAGAAGAATGCATAAAGGAATCGCCGAAGAATAAGCCCAGAACCTCATATTAATCTCTCTCTTAAGAGGGAGAAGATATAGATATTGGTCACCGTCTTCATTTCTGCCTGGAAAGGATGTATGCTGATCCAAACCCGCGAACCAACTCCCGCTGAATTTCTCCTCGACAAATAGATCTGGGAACACTATCGGGACCATAAGGCTGACGCGAAGACCGAGCGGATCTTTGGCGTCTTTGATAACGGCGCCCTGCCCGCTACCGCCCGTTTAACCCGCTCTCCGGAGGGAAAAAAAGAGATGGACTTCACCTTCCCCCTGGACGAGTACCGGGGAGAGGGGTATGCCCGATAAGGTGATGCAGTTCCTCGTCAACGTCCGCAGGCAGGAGGCAATCTTCATCCATTCTACCCTCGTCCTGATCTCGTTTTACAAGGTCTTCTGCTGGTACGCCATCCCGGAACACCAGCTGCCGGAATCGATCAGGGAGCGCTTCATCTTCTGCTTCGGCGAGATGGAAGGGTGCAACGTCGCCCCGACGTTGAGGGAAGGGAAGATCTGATGGCAGGGAAAACTCCTTGCGGGACAGGACTTTGAAATAAGGCTGTAAACTTCAAGCCACGTTGTTGTGTAAAAAGGATGGCGGGTATTTTCGGTTCCCCTGCACAAGAAGTTAAAGAAAGGCACGCTCATGGCGACTCTTAAACAGGCAGATATCACGGCCGAGGAGTTTAAACAATTTTTTCAGATGAAATCTCGGAGGTTAATTTTCCGAAATTCCACCCACCCACCGGTAATCACCAGTTCCCCGCACCCCGGCGAGAAAAAAAAGGCAACACCATCGCGTCCTGGCAGGACTTCGGTCATCAGGACGGGTATTAGCACTACCCATGAACACCCCCCCATGGAACCCGCAATAATGAGCATTTTTTAAAAGGCGTTAAATCAACCAGTTCGTCAAAATAACCCCGTAACAAAGACTTCTCCATCCAGGTGTGCACCATTTCCCATCCAGCCGGGATTTACCTGCACATTCCCCCGAAACGGAGCCCGGAATGAGCCCCGATTCCGGTTGACCGGATACCGTTCCAGGAGACCGGGGCTGGCAGGGAGATCCACCATCCTTTCCTGGCGGATCTCCTTTCCGGATGAAACACTCCCCGGCACGGAACTTGAAAACAGCAGACCATCAAACCGGTTCCGCGGCAGGGAACCCCTGGCCCGGGAACACCACCCTCTACCGGGACAAGTCCATCTCGACCGCCGGGTCCGGCGAAAACGCAGTCCTCCGCTCGAGCATCTTCATGGCCTGCCTGAGCCTGGCCTTCAGCCAGACATTCTCATGCTCCAGGCGGCGCACCCTCCGGTAGAGCGGCTCGGTCCCGCCCGCCCCGCACAGGCTGGTGATATAGTGCTTCAGGAACCGGTCGGCACGGTTCTGCTTGCGCGGGATCCACTGGACATCGACTTTCAGGTTCTTCTGAACGATGAGGTCCTGGAACATGGCCCGCTTCCGGATGAAGCTTGGGTGGCGGACCCGCTCCTCGCGGGTGAGGTGCCAGACCACCACCTGGCTGTCGGTCCGGATCCGGGCATGGCTGTTGTCCGGCAGGTTCTCGAGGGCCAGAATGACGGCGTTGAACTCGGCCTCGTTGTTCGATGCCCCACGCTCGTAGGAGAAAAACACCTCTTCGCCGGGAAAGAGGGCGATGGAATGGCCGTCGCCGCTCCCGTCAACCATGATCTCGATTCGGTCATGCACCGGCTCGCCACCGGGACCCGGGGATGGCAAAAGCGAGCCGGGGACCGTGCCAGGAGGACAATTCTTG
It contains:
- a CDS encoding reverse transcriptase-like protein — protein: MQRDGSEEGRAYDLAALSRAPDALFFKNCPPGTVPGSLLPSPGPGGEPVHDRIEIMVDGSGDGHSIALFPGEEVFFSYERGASNNEAEFNAVILALENLPDNSHARIRTDSQVVVWHLTREERVRHPSFIRKRAMFQDLIVQKNLKVDVQWIPRKQNRADRFLKHYITSLCGAGGTEPLYRRVRRLEHENVWLKARLRQAMKMLERRTAFSPDPAVEMDLSR